The Theropithecus gelada isolate Dixy chromosome X, Tgel_1.0, whole genome shotgun sequence genome includes a window with the following:
- the LOC112615280 gene encoding LOW QUALITY PROTEIN: sarcoma antigen 1-like (The sequence of the model RefSeq protein was modified relative to this genomic sequence to represent the inferred CDS: inserted 1 base in 1 codon; substituted 2 bases at 2 genomic stop codons), which produces FPDATATPNVCEEKMQNGQPVPDNVLSIVLPGIINMEADGISSLSTGDLYTTVTHNGCEEXINNGQPAPDNLLSAITPGLINLSGADIPPMSTRDQYATVTHSVHEEKMEDGQRAPDNILSAIPPGLINMAGAGIPAMSTHDLYATITHNVREEKIQKSRPAPHNFLSAVASGLIIMAGAGITAMSTMDLYILFPDATATHNVHEERMKNGQQASDNSLSMVPPGRINLSGAGISSRSTRDLYATVIHDIPEEEMKNGQTPPDDFLSNSAPPELINMTGDCMPHNTLDTFSYDFTSLSKDDLLYKPDSNEFVVGIKNYSVSTGDPPVTGMPSVETVPNTPQMSPAMVKKINDDIKYQLMKEVXRFRRNYERIFILLEEVQGSMKVKGQFVQFTIKEAARFKKVILIQQLEKALKEIDSXWDLRKVKHMRKK; this is translated from the exons TTTCCTGATGCTACTGCCACTCCCAATGTCTGTGAAGAGAAGATGCAAAATGGCCAACCAGTACCTGATAATGTCTTGTCAATAGTTCTACCAGGGATTATTAATATGGAAGCAGATGGTATTTCATCCCTAAGTACCGGGGATCTGT ATACTACAGTCACTCACAATGGCTGTGAAGAGTAGATAAATAATGGCCAACCAGCACCTGATAACCTCTTGTCAGCCATTACACCAGGGCTTATTAATCTGTCGGGAGCTGATATTCCACCCATGAGTACCAGGGATCAGT ATGCTACTGTCACTCACAGTGTCCATGAAGAGAAGATGGAAGATGGCCAACGAGCACCTGATAACATCTTGTCAGCTATTCCACCAGGGCTTATTAATATGGCAGGAGCTGGTATTCCAGCCATGAGTACCCATGATCTGT ATGCTACCATCACTCACAATGTCCGTGAAGAGAAGATACAAAAAAGCCGACCAGCACCTCATAACTTCTTGTCAGCTGTTGCATCAGGGCTTATTATAATGGCAGGAGCTGGTATTACAGCTATGAGTACCATGGATCTGTACAT TTTATTTCCAGATGCCACTGCCACTCACAATGTCCATGAGGAGAGGATgaaaaatggccaacaagcatctGATAACTCCTTGTCAATGGTTCCACCAGGGCGTATTAATCTGTCAGGAGCTGGTATTTCATCCAGGAGTACCAGGGATCTGT ATGCTACTGTCATTCACGACATCCCGGAGGAGGAGATGAAAAATGGTCAAACTCCTCCCGATGACTTCCTGTCCAATTCCGCTCCACCAGAGCTTATAAATATGACAGGAGATTGTATGCCACATAACACATTGGATACTTTCTCTTACGACTTCACTAGTCTCAGCAAAGATGACCTGCTTTACAAACCTGATAGTAATGAATTTGTGGTAGGCATCAAAAACTACAGTGTCTCTACAGGTGACCCACCAGTCACAGGAATGCCTTCAGTGGAAACTGTGCCAAATACACCACAAATGTCTCCTGCCATGGTAAAGAAAATTAATGACGATATAAAATATCAATTAATGAAAGAAGTTTGAAGGTTCAGGCGAA attatgaaagaattttcattttgcttgaAGAAGTACAAGGATCTATGAAAGTCAAGGGACAATTTGTTCAATTTACCATCAAGGAAGCAGCAAG GTTTAAAAAAGTCATCTTAATTCAGCAACTCGAGAAGGCGCTTAAAGAAATAGATT CCTGGGATCTCAGAAAAGTTAagcacatgagaaaaaaataa